The Chlorocebus sabaeus isolate Y175 chromosome 20, mChlSab1.0.hap1, whole genome shotgun sequence genomic sequence TGACCTTACTGAAAACAATTTCAAGAGGGGACAATAGTGGAAGCCAAATTGTGATGACTGTGAAGAGAATGAGAAGCGAGGAAGTAGCTGGTTAGTGTAGTGGGCTctttcacacacagacacaaaaactTGAAATAAGAACTCAAGGAGAGGGGGAGCAAATAACTAGATGGTTGCAGAGGATCAAGAGAgggttgtttttttgcttttgctttttttatgaTGGGAAGAGATTTAAGGATGCTTCgtactgaaaagaaatgaagaaaaaggaagcaagagaaaataCAAGAGCAAACAGCAAAGTCCTGGGGGAGATGAGGAATGGAATTAGGAGCATCTTCTGAAACTAGTGGGAAAGATGCTGAATTCATCAGAACTTCTCAGTTGCACAAGTGTCAGAAACCTAACTCTAACTGGGCAGAAAAGGGAAGTTATGGTTTCTTTTAAGGGGTGAAGCCAGCTTCAGGTTAGGCTCAAATGATAACAATAGGCCTCTCTCTCCTCAGTCTCTCTTGCTCTCCACTGGATTGGAGAGCTAGCTGTTTCCAAGAGATGCCAAAGATGGCCAGCAGCAACTCCAGGCTGACATTTTGTCAGTTTAGGAACCCCAACAGGCCAATCACTTGTCTTTCTAATAGTCCAGGTTTGGTTGAGCCTAGTAGCATACCCACCCTCATCATCCCCACTGAAACCACTTGAACTCAAACTGGAAGTGAAGAGAACACCAGAGGGAAATCAAGGTGCAGCTACCGGAAAAAGAGACATGGATGCTAAGCAGGCAGAAACATCAGGTAGAAGGAGGGTAGCAGAAGTAGAGAAAGTGAGCTAGAGTTGTCTTATAAGTGGGAATTAACCAGGAGAGATGAGCAAGTAGGGAAGAACCCAACAGTGAACAGCAGAGTGGAAGTTACCTTTATCAACGGATTTTTATTACACTTAGACTCAGTTCAAATCCTTGAAAAAACTTTTTCAGAATCCATGAAGGCATTTGTGACTAGTGCCAGTTAGATTTGAACATTAGACTTTGTATTTATTAATCAAAGATCTATATTTGACATACAGTTTTAAGTGGTATGCAGCTTTAAATGTCCGTGTTATCAGCTGATATGAGAACCCAAAACCCTAGATTAATATGTGGAGACCACACAAATATCAACTTCagatattaaagtaaaataatgtggGTTCTGACTTTTGTATGTAAATACACATTTATTCCCTCCTCGTTGTACTAATCCATCTACAGGaccccaccactaccaccaccaccctcctcacccccacccaccGTGCACTATCAGCATACAGACATTTACAGTATGCCTAGCTGAATTTAACTGGTGGCTGTAGAATACAGCAAAGGCAACTGGCCCTGCTGAAAACTGTTTTTTGCCTTGGTGGGGGCAGTgtgaatgaaaaggaatggaCAAATAGAGGATATATCATCTTTTTGAGATCAAGTCTGCAGGGTACTAGGTCTGTCTCATGTCAGTCATCTGTTGAAACCAAATTCTCATGAAAGAGTATctaaggaaggagaagaaaaataaacagctgCTTACCAAGCACATTTACCAGAAAACAGTGTTTCAATATTGATGAAGGTTTAGATTAAAATTTAGGATAATTCCACTCTCTCAAATCCCTTTGCACTCTCCCCCATCCCTAAAACCTTTTACAGTCATACTAGTTTTTCATTACATTAAAAGTCAAAACAGCCCCAGTTGCTTTTGGTATAAATGCTGAAAAGCATCTCCTATTACTTGAAGGACTACGAAGGATTTATACTTTCACATGTAAAGTGATCGTGGCCTCTTTTCTAGGCTTTGTAAACTGACTTTTTGGGGTATAACTTTTATAGGTCAGTTGGTGCACCAGAgtaattaattaaagaaaataggccgggcgcggtggctcaggcctgtaatcccagcactttgggaggccaaggcgggtggatcatgaggtcaggagatcgagaccatcctggccaacatggtgaaacaccatctctactaaaaatacaaaaaaaactagccgagcatggtggtgggcgcctgtagtcccagctactcgggaggctgaggcaggagaatggcatgaacccaggaagcggagcttgcagtgagccgagatcgcaccactgcattccagcctgggcaacagagcaagattccatctcccccactcccaaaaaaaaaaaaaaaaaaaaaaaaaaaaacagaaaaaagaaagaaaagaaaatagttccTAGACTTTTCTGAGTTTGGGTGGAGTTTTATCCAGTGCATTTGAATGACCAGGAATAAAGCACTACATTGTAGATTCCACATGCTCCTTACTCCCCACCTCCATGCCAGCCCTGCTTCTAGCCTTTTGAAGTAGATGTCTCCAGTATTCTGACACCATGTGTTCCTTCAGCTTTTGATCACATTACTCTTCATAACTCTGTAGTCATCCCACATTCACTTTCTATATCACAGAAACCTCCTGGCCCTCTGTTAGGAGAGACTGCTCAATGCGAGTTTTTTGGCATTTCATATCCCTGTTTTCCATTTAACCTCCACTCTGCTCTTTCACGTGAAAACCATCCTTCGACTGAGCCCAGAAGGCCCACTCATTCAACTTTTCTTCTAAAACCGCTTAAGCTCTCTAACGCCTGTGTAGGTATGGGTATGGATTAAATAATTCTCAAAATGAACATAAGATATTGTGAAACATAATATTTTTGTTAGCTTTATTTCAGGCAAGCACATTTAACCAAATTGCAAATTATATCACTATTAGACAGAAAATCCTACCAGATAAGACTTCTGAGGTTTGGTACAGTAGTTTGTCTTGATGGCCTCATGTATACAGTCGCTATAGTCAGTATTGCACTTGCCACACTTACAGCTTAAAGCAACAGGATAGGAAAAATAGGGAGCAACATGGAGTGGGCATCCTGGTATTTCTACAGTCCTGTAGATGAAGTCTCTGTATGTGCAAACATCCTGGGACAGAGCATATTTGGGAAGAAACAGTTTGCCATTGATATCCTgaggaaagaacagaaaagagaac encodes the following:
- the TSHB gene encoding thyrotropin subunit beta; its protein translation is MNQELLVWVITASAHQCKVSMTAVFLMSMLFGLACGQAMSFCIPTEYTMHIERRECAYCLTINTTICAGYCMTRDINGKLFLPKYALSQDVCTYRDFIYRTVEIPGCPLHVAPYFSYPVALSCKCGKCNTDYSDCIHEAIKTNYCTKPQKSYLVGFSV